The Coregonus clupeaformis isolate EN_2021a chromosome 26, ASM2061545v1, whole genome shotgun sequence genome window below encodes:
- the LOC121540087 gene encoding dual oxidase maturation factor 1-like yields MTLYDGIYPFYPLQRTPFIFSTHLLTIILVFLVLAVSFLLILPGIRGKSRLFWMFRIIVSLFIGIVIVALNFTSDWAEARTTTSTTYKSFSSEEVNADVGLHIGLYGINITLKGNPVNQLNETINYNEMFEWKDTIDEEYEDALERGLPNPILYIAEKFTLNNPCGLIYQYRYSGRYASATLWTAFCCWLVANVLFSMPVILYAGYMMVATAAFIFFSVASFSTVMNLPTCLFTIGTSGGFQTEYSGSFWLALATGVLCLIIGVLVVLLDCLIPGKIREAFSVGVDNDEDEDVYFGEGYLNSNFLAGVTTTPLTTLVLPTDEISLQELSVAL; encoded by the exons ATGACTTTATACGATGGCATCTACCCATTCTACCCCCTACAAAGAACCCCCTTTATCTTCAGCACCCACCTCCTCACCATTATCCTGGTCTTCCTGGTCCTCGCGGTCAGCTTCCTTCTTATTCTGCCTGGTATCAGAGGCAAGTCG aGACTGTTCTGGATGTTCAGAATCATCGTCAGTTTATTCATAGGCATTGTGATAGTGG CACTGAATTTCACCAGCGACTGGGCTGAGGCCCGgaccaccaccagcaccacctACAAGTCCTTCAGCAGTGAGGAGGTGAACGCTGACGTGGGACTGCACATAGGACTGTATGGTATCAACATTACGTTAAAAG GGAATCCTGTGAATCAACTCAACGAGACCATCAACTACAACGAGATGTTTGAGTGGAAAGACACCATCGATGAAGAGTACGAGGATGCCCTAGAGCGAGGTCTACCCAACCCCATCCTCTATATCGCTGAGAAGTTTACCCTTAACAACCCCTGTGGCCTCATCTACCAGTATAGATACTCTGGGCGCTACGCCTCGGCCACCCTTTG GACAGCGTTCTGCTGCTGGCTGGTAGCCAACGTGCTGTTCTCCATGCCTGTCATCCTGTACGCCGGATACATGATGGTGGCCACCGCCGCCTTCATCTTTTTCTCCGTGGCCTCCTTCTCCACCGTCATGAACCTGCCGACCTGCCTGTTCACCATAGGCACCTCCGGAGGCTTCCAGACAGAGTACAGCGGTTCTTTCTGGCTGGCACTGGCCACAG GTGTGCTGTGTTTAATCATTGGAGTCCTGGtggttctgttggactgtctgaTCCCGGGGAAGATACGAGAGGCCTTCAGTGTTGGGGTTGACAACGACGAAGATGAGGATGTTTATTTTGGAGAGGGATACCTGAACTCCAACTTCCTGGCAGGAGTAACCACCACACCTTTGACAACCTTAGTGCTTCCTACA GATGAAATTTCACTCCAGGAGCTGTCAGTTGCATTGTAA
- the LOC121540689 gene encoding amyloid-beta A4 precursor protein-binding family A member 2 — MPHDVSEQQPCRPHCPEPRALEEDRNNAPPPEPTQNNASFPSFVDVPGPCEPEDLIDGIIFAANYLGSTQLLSDKNPSKGIRMAQAQQSVSQVKSRDEDSQMVTEVDLFISTKAVKVLNADTQETLMDSALRTISYIADIGSIVVLMARTRMSGTSSQDCTEADLSSSEGQRHYRMICYVFESEDAQLIAQSIGQAFSVAYREFLRANGINPKDLSQKQYSDIINSQEMYNDDLVHFSNSDNCKELELEKQKGESLGVVIVESGWGSILPTVILANMLNSGPAARSGKLNVGDQIMSINNTSLVGLPLATCQGIIKGLKSQVQVKLSIVCCPPVTTVLIKRPDLKFQLGFSVQNGIICSLMRGGIAERGGVRVGHRIIEINGQSVVAMPHEKIVQTLSVSVGEINMKTMPAVMFRLLTGQETPVYI; from the exons ATGCCTCACGACGTCTCAGAGCAGCAGCCATGCAGGCCTCACTGCCCAGAGCCCCGGGCCCTAGAGGAGGACAGGAACAACGCACCTCCGCCTGAACCAACACAGAACAACGCCTCGTTCCCCAGCTTCGTGGATG TCCCAGGTCCATGTGAGCCGGAGGACCTGATCGATGGGATCATCTTTGCTGCTAACTATCTGGGTTCCACCCAGCTGCTGTCTGACAAAAACCCGTCTAAAGGAATACGCATGGCCCAGGCCCAGCAGTCTGTCAGCCAGGTCAAG AGCCGAGATGAAGACTCTCAGATGGTGACAGAAGTTGACCTCTTCATCTCCACCAAGGCAGTCAAAGTGCTGAATGCTGACACACAG GAGACGCTGATGGACAGTGCGTTGCGTACCATCTCCTACATCGCAGACATCGGGAGCATCGTGGTTCTGATGGCTCGTACCCGTATGTCAGGCACGTCCTCGCAGGACTGTACTGAAGCTGATCTCTCCTCctcagagggacagagacactacagaatGATCTGCTATGTCTTTGAGTCAGAAGAC GCCCAACTCATTGCCCAGTCCATCGGACAGGCGTTCAGCGTTGCCTACAGGGAGTTCCTCCGAGCCAATGGGATCAACCCTAAGGACCTGAGTCAGAAGCAATACAGTGACATCATCAATTCCCAGGAAATGTACAACGACGACCTGGTCCATTTCTCAAACTCTGACAACTGTAAAGAG CTGGAGTTGGAGAAGCAGAAGGGAGAGAGCCTGGGTGTGGTGATAGTGGAGTCTGGCTGGGGCTCCATCCTGCCCACGGTGATCCTGGCTAACATGTTGAACAGCGGCCCGGCTGCCCGCTCTGGGAAACTCAACGTCGGGGACCAGATCATGTCCATTAACAACACTAGCCTGGTGGGCCTACCGCTAGCTACCTGCCAGGGTATCATCAAG GGTCTGAAGAGCCAGGTCCAGGTGAAGCTGAGTATCGTGTGTTGTCCTCCTGTAACCACCGTCCTCATCAAGAGACCTGACCTCAAGTTCCAGCTGGGCTTCAGTGTTCAGAACGGCATC atCTGCAGTCTGATGCGCGGCGGTATCGCAGAGCGAGGAGGGGTGCGAGTCGGCCACAGGATCATTGAGATCAATGGGCAGAGTGTTGTTGCCATGCCGCATGAGAAGATAGTGCAGACCCTGTCTGTATCAGTGGGAGAG aTCAACATGAAGACCATGCCTGCAGTGATGTTCAGACTGTTAACAGGACAGGAGACTCCTGTCTACATCTAG